A stretch of Podospora bellae-mahoneyi strain CBS 112042 chromosome 5, whole genome shotgun sequence DNA encodes these proteins:
- a CDS encoding hypothetical protein (antiSMASH:Cluster_7; EggNog:ENOG503P2TX; COG:S), with protein MFNQCIRPPTTLLSRQSTRAVFSLPSSSQRPSFISVARMATAAGNRVSDRIKHDHRELESYYNKIKSAKSEDEKVRWQNQFVWELARHSIAEELVVYPAMEKHVPDGLKLAEKDRSEHQIVKEKLYEFQQMEASDPSFIPAIDSLWETLGQHIKEEEQDDLPLLEKHIEEGDSQKMAASFDRTKHFVPTQSHPGAPDRPPYETVAGLMAAPIDKLMDMFKKFPSAEERKI; from the exons ATGTTCAACCAGTGCATCAGACCACCGACCACTCTTCTATCTAGACAATCTACCAGGGCAGTGTTCTCGCTTCCATCTTCCAGCCAAAGACCATCCTTCATCTCCGTCGCCAGAATGGCCACCGCCGCAGGAAACAGAGTCTCTGACCGCATTAAGCACGACCACCGCGAGCTAGAGTCCTACTACAACAAGATCAAGTCTGCCAAGTCGGAAGATGAGAAGGTCCGTTGGCAAAACCAGTTCGTCTGGGAGTTGGCCCGACACTCGATCGCGGAAGAGCTCGTCGTCTACCCAGCCATGGAAAAACATGTGCCTGACGGACTCAAGCTGGCAGAGAAGGATAGAAGCGAGCATCAGATA GTAAAGGAGAAGCTCTATGAGTTTCAGCAAATGGAAGCCTCGGACCCCAGCTTTATTCCAGCTATTGACTCGCTCTGGGAAACCTTGGGACAGCACATCAAGGAAGAGGAACAGGATGACTTGCCACTGTTGGAGAAGCACATCGAGGAGGGCGACTCCCAAAAGATGGCGGCCAGTTTTGACAGGACAAAGCATTTTGTGCCGACACAATCGCACCCTGGAGCACCTGATAGGCCGCCATACGAGACAGTGGCAGGGTTGATGGCTGCGCCGATTGACAAGTTGATGGACATGTTCAAGAAGTTCCCCAGTgcagaggagaggaagataTGA